The Scomber scombrus chromosome 5, fScoSco1.1, whole genome shotgun sequence genome window below encodes:
- the tiam1b gene encoding rho guanine nucleotide exchange factor TIAM1: MGNVESQSGDHALYGNGHGYLSRKHMSRSLRISNKQSRRSRHASSGKIEHRNSETSTRSSSTPSIPQSLADHGLEPFNETNILPDFGSPIWVDRVAMNLRPVSFHNDLANPSVHMNTMHITLPGPTAEEVQDEDVYTGEVTYLQKTRDGSKETVSFKKKRSKSADMWRDDSLEFSLSDLSQEHLTSTEEIIDTANERDFTDCEGHLQSSPTDSTDRANSLDELYSQKSSACRQPHDRYAKWRDANRAIREGDDDKMLSPSEEDGNTYGAYTLPCRRSHCLSEGLSSHQAAMCASMQGRRAQTIQDVTAGEGSEYEDSGIDGVTVEAEHQSRRYKTMSASFSVCSAAGRSMFAGSDSGSSSGGGASECVQGVYENFRQELEMSTCQTESLEEAGSALSDEQSTMSSAYQSDPLLSVAQGMVRKAGRLAVKNFLVHKKNKKVESATRRKWKSYWVSLKGCTLFFYETDGRSGIDNNSIPKHAIWVENSIVQAVPEHPKKDFVFCLSNSLGDAFLFQTCSQTELENWITAIHSACATAVARQHHREDTVRLLRAELKKLEQKIDMDEKMKKMGDMQLSAVTDTKKRKTILDQIFLWEQNLEQFHMDLFRFRCYLASLQGGELPNPKRLLAFASRPTKLAMGRLGIFSVSSFHALVAARTETGVRRRTQAMSRSCSKRKSRFSSLWGLDTTSKKKTKAHPSINQVFADGDEQVKKPIDGIYVDPAKEHTKSEDGTVKSLPRPSTESDIWVPDHLTPSWVCLPNDQPVLTIIQPGESALCVLETICKAHQLDSTKHYLRLKFLIENQVQFYIPKPEEDVCDLLYKEIELCSKITKVIQFDRDVSCMIGYGFSISVVEEDGVQQLYITDVKAGGLAFAKGLNAGDEILQLNGKDSHSLNFSDMKAAFSQSSLALTVNTLPSVDRRQLCYLPPRRSDAEEDLYTDIFSQSQEEILDDGVGLLLESSGDSLDDDSEIFSEFDECRKHSKRSSDSMYDMLHLSTEQVAAFCRSLHDMNPSECVSSSPSPDSPFPPPATLRQLSDADKLRKVICELVETERTYVKDLNCLIGRYLTPLQKETFLTQDELDVLFGNLPEMVEFQVEFLKTLEDGTRLVPDLEKLESVDQFKKILFSLGGSFLYYADRFKIYSAFCASHTKVPKVLVKAKTDPDFKAFLDERNPKQQHSSTLESYLIKPIQRVLKYPLLLKELYSLTDPDSEEHYHLDVAMKAMNKVASHINEMQKIHEEFGAVFDQLITEQSGEKKEVADLSMGDLLLHTSVTWINPPASLGKWKKEPQMATFVFKTAVVFVCKDGSKQKKKMGGSHRASVSSEEKDPFRYRHMIPTDALQVRSLVNADGEGSAMCEIVHTKSESEGRPERTFQLCCSSPESRKDFLKTIHSILREKHRRQLLKTESLPLNQQYVPFGGKRLCALKGARPVINRAASAPTRTLGRRKLVRNRFTIDTDIVFDGEPEQDLPSPQEPDSNRLQQQDQRHQQQPELAGDTDRWVEEQFDLEEYEDQEEMKETDILSDEDEEFCQTPRAPSTEANLEGSIMALSLEGEETEDGKDVKSPTVSETPTDSKLSDTTTDDSVEDKKQTEEDEIWVRRNHSGSSPDCDT, translated from the exons ATGGGAAATGTCGAGAGCCAGAGCGGGGACCATGCCCTCTACGGTAACGGACATGGCTATTTGTCACGCAAGCACATGTCCCGGTCTCTTCGAATCTCTAACAAGCAATCCAGACGCTCTCGACATGCTTCATCAGGGAAAATAGAGCACAGGAACTCTGAGACAAGCACACGCTCAAGTAGCACCCCCAGCatcccacaatccctggctgaTCATGGCCTTGAACCCTTCAATGAGACAAATATCCTCCCTGACTTTGGAAGTCCCATTTGGGTGGACCGCGTGGCCATGAACCTGCGGCCTGTTTCCTTTCACAATGACCTGGCCAACCCCTCAGTGCACATGAATACAATGCATATAACTCTACCTGGCCCCACTGCAGAGGAGGTGCAGGACGAAGACGTGTACACGGGTGAGGTAACTTACCTCCAGAAAACTCGGGACGGCTCCAAAGAGACCGTCAGTTTTAAGAAGAAGAGATCTAAGTCCGCAGACATGTGGCGAGATGACAGCCTGGAGTTTTCTCTTTCCGACCTCAGCCAAGAGCACCTGACTAGCACAGAGGAGATCATAGACACGGCTAATGAGAGGGATTTTACTGACTGCGAAGGACACCTGCAGTCCAGCCCCACAGACTCCACTGACAGGGCAAACTCCCTGGACGAGCTGTACAGCCAGAAGAGTTCTGCCTGCAGGCAACCCCATGACCGTTATGCCAAGTGGCGGGATGCCAACAGGGCTATCAGGGAGGGTGATGATGATAAGATGCTCTCGCCATCAGAGGAGGATGGGAACACCTACGGTGCATACACACTTCCCTGCCGGCGTTCCCACTGCCTCTCTGAAGGCCTGAGCAGCCACCAAGCTGCCATGTGTGCCAGTATGCAGGGCAGGAGGGCACAGACAATACAG GATGTCACTGCTGGGGAGGGCAGCGAGTACGAGGACAGTGGTATCGATGGGGTGACAGTGGAAGCAGAGCACCAGTCCAGACGCTACAAGACCATGTCAGCCTCCTTCTCCGTGTGCTCGGCGGCCGGCAGGAGCATGTTTGCCGGCAGCGAcagcggcagcagcagtggtggcGGGGCCAGCGAGTGCGTGCAGGGCGTGTATGAGAACTTTCGTCAAGAGCTGGAGATGAGCACCTGCCAGACTGAGAGCTTGGAGGAGGCGGGTTCAGCTCTAAGTGACGAGCAGAGCACTATGAGTTCCGCCTACCAGTCTGACCCTTTGCTCAGTGTTGCCCAGGGGATGGTGCGCAAAGCAGGCCGGCTCGCTGTCAAGAACTTCCTTGTACATAAGAAGAACAAGAAAGTCGAGTCAGCCACGAGGCGCAAGTGGAAGAGTTACTGGGTGTCTCTGAAAG GGTGCACTCTGTTCTTCTATGAGACTGATGGCCGTTCAGGGATTGACAACAACAGTATTCCAAAGCATGCCATCTGGGTAGAGAACAGTATTGTCCAGGCTGTACCAGAGCATCCAAAAAAGGACTTTGTGTTCTGTCTCAGCAATTCTCTAGGAGATGCCTTTTTGTTCCAG ACCTGCAGCCAGACAGAGCTGGAGAACTGGATCACAGCCATTCACTCGGCGTGTGCCACCGCTGTCGCCCGCCAGCACCACAGAGAGGACACGGTGCGGCTGCTCCGTGCTGAACTCAAGAAGCTGGAGCAGAAGATTGACATGGAcgagaagatgaagaagatgggAGACATGCAACTGTCTGCCGTCACTGATACCAAGAAAAGGAAGACAATCCTGGATCAA ATCTTCTTGTGGGAGCAGAACCTGGAGCAGTTTCACATGGATCTGTTCCGCTTCAGGTGCTACCTGGCCAGTCTgcagggaggagagctgcctAACCCTAAACGCCTCCTGGCCTTCGCTTCTCGCCCCACCAAGCTTGCAATGGGCCGACTGGGTATATTCTCAGTCTCTTCCTTCCATGCACTG GTGGCAGCTCGCACGGAGACTGGCGTGAGACGGCGGACACAGGCCATGTCTCGCTCCTGCAGCAAGCGAAAGAGCAGGTTCTCTTCCCTGTGGGGTCTAGACACTACctcaaagaaaaagacaaaagccCATCCCAGTATCAACCAG gtcTTTGCTGATGGTGACGAGCAAGTGAAAAAGCCCATAGATGGTATATATGTTGATCCTGCCAAGGAACACACA AAAAGTGAGGATGGAACTGTGAAAAGCCTCCCACGGCCCAGCACAGAAAGTGACATCTGGGTCCCTGACCACCTCACTCCCTCCTGGGTTTGTTTGCCAAATGACCAGCCTGTACTCACCATCATCCAGCCAGGAGAATCAGCACTGTGTGTTCTGGAAACCATCTGCAAG GCTCACCAGCTCGATTCAACCAAGCATTACTTACGGCTCAAATTCCTGATTGAAAACCAAGTGCAATTCTACATTCCCAAACCAGAAGAGGATGTGTGTGACCTG cttTACAAAGAAATTGAGCTCTGCTCCAAAATAACAAAAGTAATCCAGTTTGACCGAGATGTATCCTGCATGATTGGTTACG gTTTCTCAATTTCAGTGGTGGAGGAGGACGGGGTACAGCAGCTCTACATCACTGATGTGAAGGCGGGTGGATTAGCCTTCGCCAAAG GTCTGAATGCAGGGGATGAAATACTTCAGCTGAATGGAAAGGACTCTCATAGTCTCAACTTCTCTGACATGAAGGCGGCATTCTCCCAATCCTCACTGGCTTTGACAGTCAACACCTTGCCTTCTGTGGACCGCCGTCAGCTGTGCTACCTACCGCCACGCCGCTCAGATGCAGAGGAGGATCTCTACACAGACATCTTCTCCCAGAGTCAAG AGGAGATACTGGATGATGGGGTGGGACTGCTGTTGGAGAGCTCAGGAGACAGCTTAGATGACGACTCTGAGATCTTCAGTGAGTTTGATGAGTGCCGAAAG CACAGCAAGCGCTCCTCCGACTCCATGTATGACATGCTTCATCTG AGTACGGAGCAGGTCGCTGCTTTCTGCCGCAGTCTCCATGACATGAATCCCTCGGAGTGTGTGTCCTCTTCGCCGAGCCCAGATTCACCCTTCCCACCTCCTGCAACTCTCCGACAGCTCTCTGATGCTGACAAGCTCCGCAAAGTCATCTGTGAACTCGTGGAGACCGAACGCACCTATGTCAAA GACCTCAATTGCCTCATCGGGAGATATTTAACTCCACTGCAGAAAGAGACCTTCCTTACTCAGGATGAG CTGGATGTACTGTTTGGGAATTTGCCGGAAATGGTTGAGTTCCAAGTTGAGTTTCTCAAGACACTGGAAGATGGAACCAGACTAGTTCCAGATCTGGAGAAGTTAGAGAGTGTGGATCAGTTTAAG AAAATCCTCTTCTCTCTGGGAGGCTCTTTCCTGTACTATGCAGACCGTTTTAAAATCTACAGTGCTTTCTGCGCCAGCCACACAAAAGTCCCTAAGGTCCTCGTAAAGG CCAAAACCGATCCTGATTTCAAGGCCTTCCTGGATGAGCGTAATCCCAAGCAGCAGCACTCGTCCACCCTTGAGTCGTACCTGATCAAACCCATCCAGAGGGTGCTGAAGTATCCTCTCCTGCTGAAGGAGCTCTACTCACTCACAGACCCAGACAGTGAGGAGCACTACCACCTGGATG TTGCCATGAAAGCCATGAACAAAGTTGCCAGCCACATCAACGAGATGCAGAAGATCCATGAGGAGTTCGGGGCTGTGTTCGATCAGCTCATCACTGAGCAGAGCGgtgaaaagaaagaa GTTGCTGATCTGTCCATGGGTGACCTGCTGCTACACACCAGTGTGACCTGGATCAACCCTCCTGCCTCTTTAggaaaatggaagaaagagCCTCAGATGGCTACATTTG TGTTCAAAACAGCAGTGGTCTTTGTGTGCAAGGATGGgtccaaacagaaaaagaaaatg GGTGGCTCCCATCGAGCATCTGTATCTTCAGAGGAAAAAGACCCCTTCCGATACCGTCACATGATTCCCACAGACGCCCTTCAAGTCAGGTCCTTGGTTAATGCAG ATGGTGAGGGCTCTGCTATGTGTGAGATTGTCCACACAAAATCAGAGTCAGAGGGAAGGCCAGAGAGGACATTTCAGCTGTGCTGTAG CTCTCCGGAGAGTAGAAAAGACTTTTTGAAGACCATCCATTCCATCTTGAGGGAAAAGCACCGTCGGCAACTCCTAAAAACAGAGAGTTTACCCCTCAACCAGCAGTATGTGCCCTTTGGAGGAAAACGCCTCTGTGCCCTGAAGGGAGCCCGTCCCGTCATTAATAGAGCTG CATCCGCCCCAACCAGGACCCTAGGAAGGAGGAAGCTAGTGCGCAACCGTTTCACCATCGACACAGACATCGTTTTTGATGGAGAGCCTGAACAGGACCTCCCCTCACCTCAGGAGCCCGACTCAAATCGGCTGCAGCAACAGGACCAACGacaccagcagcagcctgaGTTAGCAGGTGACACCGATCGCTGGGTGGAAGAGCAGTTCGATCTAGAAGAATATGAGGACCaggaagagatgaaggagaCCGACATCCTGAGTGACGAAGACGAAGAGTTCTGCCAGACACCCAGAGCGCCGTCCACTGAGGCCAACCTAGAAGGCTCCATCATGGCTTTATCCTTGGAgggagaggaaacagaggatGGAAAGGACGTCAAGTCCCCAACAGTCAGTGAGACACCTACTGATTCGAAGCTGTCCGACACGACGACCGATGACAGTGTGGAAGATAAAAAGCAAACGGAGGAAGATGAAATTTGGGTGCGAAGGAATCACTCCGGTTCCTCCCCAGACTGTGACACATAA
- the LOC133980218 gene encoding claudin-8-like, protein MRAKLEVFATVLGFIGLIGTVAVTAIPMWRVSAFIGANIIVMEELWEGLWMNCYRQADIKMQCKVYDSLLILPPELQAARGLMCVSIVLVVISLSVTGCGTKKSSCCDDDMKSKNITIALGGSLYLLSCLTTLIPVSWVGHTVIRNFYNTQVMDSQKRELGEALFLGWATSGILLIAGIIFLFSYCKRSSKEEEPSTEMSLMAGKDGLKANSVYLERTPSSFYKQQEYV, encoded by the coding sequence ATGAGAGCAAAATTGGAGGTCTTTGCCACAGTCCTGGGCTTCATTGGCCTGATTGGGACTGTAGCCGTCACTGCCATTCCCATGTGGAGGGTCTCCGCCTTCATTGGTGCTAATATTATCGTCATGGAGGAACTCTGGGAAGGCTTGTGGATGAACTGCTACAGACAAGCTGACATCAAGATGCAGTGCAAGGTGTATGACTCGCTGCTAATTCTCCCTCCGGAGCTGCAAGCCGCCAGGGGGCTTATGTGTGTCTCCATAGTCCTGGTTGTCATCTCCTTGTCGGTCACAGGATGTGGGACCAAGAAGAGCAGCTGTTGTGATGAcgatatgaagagcaagaacatCACCATAGCTTTAGGGGGGTCTTTGTATCTGCTTTCCTGTTTGACCACACTCATCCCTGTCAGCTGGGTGGGCCATACTGTTATACGCAATTTCTATAACACACAGGTCATGGATTCTCAGAAGCGAGAACTAGGGGAGGCCCTCTTCCTTGGCTGGGCCACCTCTGGTATTTTGCTGATTGCTGGGATCATCTTTCTGTTTAGCTACTGCAAACGGAGCTCGAAGGAGGAAGAGCCGTCCACTGAAATGTCTTTAATGGCGGGAAAGGATGGACTGAAAGCGAACAGTGTGTACCTGGAGAGGACCCCATCCAGTTTTTATAAGCAGCAAGAATATGTTTAA
- the LOC133980614 gene encoding claudin-8-like produces MASYTAYSGYSKPPQSYVGSAYNGYDEKQPQTYAEYEDSVLAEKKRIERKDRREAICCEVVALVLGFIGLIGVAAVTGLPMWKVTAFIEENIIVMETRWEGLWMNCYRQANIRMQCKVYDSLLFLPADLQAARGLMCASVAVSTFALIVSAVGMKCTRVVDHRARTKHIVLVAGGCLFLLACVTTLIPVSWTGHVIIRDFYNPLLIDAQRRELGEALYIGWVTSAFLFTAGVILLCRHAPRTQDSDERIVYNPGVNLYQPAYAYQPYSYQPAYTYQPAYSAPPPGSVAYTPSQY; encoded by the coding sequence ATGGCTTCTTACACTGCTTACAGTGGCTACAGTAAGCCGCCTCAATCTTACGTGGGCTCTGCCTATAATGGCTATGATGAGAAGCAGCCACAGACCTATGCAGAATATGAAGACTCTGTGTTGgcggaaaaaaagagaattgaGAGAAAGGACCGTCGGGAAGCTATCTGTTGTGAGGTAGTGGCCCTCGTCCTCGGTTTCATTGGACTAATCGGAGTGGCAGCTGTGACGGGTCTGCCGATGTGGAAAGTAACAGCCTTCATTGAGGAGAACATCATTGTCATGGAGACCCGCTGGGAGGGTTTGTGGATGAACTGCTACAGACAAGCCAACATCAGGATGCAGTGTAAGGTGTATGACTCCCTGCTGTTTCTGCCCGCAGACCTTCAGGCTGCTAGAGGTCTGATGTGCGCCTCTGTGGCTGTGAGCACCTTCGCCCTCATTGTTTCAGCAGTGGGGATGAAGTGTACCAGGGTGGTGGACCATCGGGCTCGCACAAAGCATATCGTTCTTGTGGCAGGAGgctgtctgtttctgttggCATGTGTTACTACTCTTATCCCTGTGTCCTGGACCGGCCATGTCATCATCAGGGATTTCTACAACCCTCTGCTCATCGACGCCCAGCGAAGGGAGCTCGGGGAGGCTCTTTACATCGGCTGGGTGACCTCAGCTTTCCTTTTCACTGCCGGAGTGATCCTGCTCTGCCGTCACGCTCCCCGCACCCAGGATTCAGATGAGAGGATTGTATACAACCCTGGGGTAAATCTCTACCAACCTGCATATGCGTACCAACCATACAGCTATCAGCCGGCATACACCTACCAGCCTGCCTACTCTGCGCCCCCACCAGGATCTGTAGCATACACACCGAGTCAGTACTAG